A genomic stretch from Corynebacterium terpenotabidum Y-11 includes:
- a CDS encoding Mrp/NBP35 family ATP-binding protein, with the protein MSTVTESAVRTALATVEDPELNRPITDLGMVKSVTINGDAVAVEIYLTIAGCPMKSTLTEQTRAAVEGVDGVASATVTTDVMTDEQRRELRLKVRGSATEPVVPFAQPESTTRVFAIASGKGGVGKSSVTVNLATALARRGLNVGIVDADIYGHSVPHLMGSTAHPNQVDDMIIPPQSFGVKLISIGHFLDGNSPVIWRGPMLHRAIQQFLADVFWGDLDVLLLDLPPGTGDVAISVAQLVPNAELLIVTTPQAAAAEVAERAGSISQQTRQRIGGVIENMSWLEMPDGSRMDIFGSGGGQVVADRLSEITGAPVPLMGQIPLDPNLRIGGDVGNPVAVSQPDSPAGIALGALADQLATRRQSLAGRPLNLGVTKN; encoded by the coding sequence ATGTCTACTGTCACCGAATCTGCTGTCCGCACCGCCCTGGCAACGGTCGAGGACCCGGAACTCAACCGCCCCATCACCGATCTCGGCATGGTGAAATCCGTGACGATCAACGGGGACGCCGTCGCCGTGGAGATCTACCTGACGATCGCCGGCTGCCCGATGAAGTCCACGCTCACGGAGCAGACCCGGGCCGCGGTCGAGGGTGTGGACGGGGTCGCCAGCGCCACCGTCACCACCGATGTCATGACGGATGAGCAACGCCGCGAACTGCGGCTGAAGGTCCGGGGCTCGGCCACCGAACCGGTGGTACCTTTCGCCCAGCCGGAGTCGACCACCCGGGTCTTCGCCATCGCCTCCGGCAAAGGCGGCGTCGGCAAGTCCTCGGTCACCGTGAATCTGGCGACGGCACTGGCCCGCCGGGGTCTCAACGTCGGTATCGTCGATGCCGACATCTACGGGCATTCCGTCCCGCACCTCATGGGGTCCACCGCCCACCCCAACCAGGTCGACGACATGATCATCCCGCCGCAGTCCTTCGGCGTGAAGCTCATCTCCATCGGCCACTTCCTCGACGGGAACTCCCCGGTGATCTGGCGGGGCCCGATGCTGCACCGGGCGATCCAGCAGTTCCTCGCCGACGTGTTCTGGGGCGACCTGGACGTGCTCCTGCTCGACCTTCCCCCCGGCACCGGGGATGTGGCGATCTCGGTAGCCCAGCTGGTCCCGAATGCGGAGCTGCTCATCGTCACCACACCGCAGGCCGCCGCGGCCGAGGTCGCCGAACGTGCCGGCTCGATCTCCCAACAGACCCGCCAGCGGATCGGCGGCGTCATCGAGAATATGAGCTGGCTGGAGATGCCGGACGGCTCCAGGATGGACATCTTCGGTTCCGGTGGCGGTCAGGTCGTCGCCGACCGGCTCTCGGAGATCACCGGGGCTCCGGTACCGCTGATGGGACAGATCCCGCTGGACCCGAATCTCCGGATTGGCGGAGATGTGGGGAATCCGGTGGCGGTGTCCCAACCGGACTCGCCCGCCGGCATCGCCCTGGGCGCGCTGGCTGACCAGCTGGCCACCCGGCGTCAGTCCCTGGCAGGACGGCCGTTGAACCTGGGTGTCACCAAGAACTGA
- a CDS encoding glyceraldehyde-3-phosphate dehydrogenase, with translation MTAEAPANQSDWSSRIALAQQMLPLITRLHNEHNVVTSVFGRLLVNVTDIDIIKNHRYARLVTDRELPLTATLPIMQELVSMNLGTASIDLGRLATGFEAEGGDLRTYLERELAEVIDKHSEKDPVDVVLYGFGRIGRLLARLLISREATYGGVRLRAVVLRKKSSDDIDKRASLLRRDSIHGAFDGAITVDEENEVIWANGTAIQVIYASDPSDIDYTAYGIDNAILVDNTGAWRDRAGLSKHLESKGIAKVLLTAPGKGDVKNIVYGINHDDIEDTDRVLSAASCTTNGITPVLKVINDRYGIVHGHVETVHSFTNDQNLTDNFHKGPRRGRAAGLNMVLTETGAAKAVAKALPELAGKLTGNAIRVPTPDVSMAVLNLNLASETSRDEVNDYLNKVALHSDLRQQIDYIKSPDVVSSDFVGSTHAGIVDGLATIAEGNNLVLYVWYDNEYGYSNQVIRIVEDIAGARPQVYPKRIESAELA, from the coding sequence ATGACTGCAGAAGCACCCGCCAACCAGAGCGACTGGAGTTCCCGCATTGCGCTGGCCCAGCAGATGCTTCCCCTGATCACCCGACTGCATAACGAGCACAACGTCGTCACCTCGGTCTTCGGTCGGCTTCTCGTCAACGTCACCGATATCGACATCATCAAGAACCACCGCTACGCCCGACTGGTCACCGACCGTGAACTGCCGCTGACCGCGACCCTGCCGATCATGCAGGAACTGGTGTCGATGAACCTCGGTACCGCGTCCATCGACCTCGGTCGGCTGGCCACCGGTTTCGAGGCCGAAGGCGGTGACCTGCGCACCTACCTGGAGCGGGAGCTCGCCGAGGTGATCGACAAGCACTCCGAGAAGGATCCGGTGGACGTCGTCCTCTACGGTTTCGGACGCATCGGTCGCCTCCTCGCCCGGCTGCTGATCTCCCGCGAAGCGACCTACGGAGGCGTCCGACTGCGCGCGGTGGTCCTGCGCAAGAAGAGCTCCGACGATATCGACAAGCGCGCGAGCCTGCTGCGTCGTGACTCGATCCACGGGGCCTTCGACGGCGCCATCACGGTGGATGAGGAGAACGAGGTGATCTGGGCCAACGGCACCGCCATCCAGGTGATCTACGCGTCCGATCCGTCCGACATCGACTACACCGCCTACGGCATCGACAACGCCATCCTGGTGGACAACACCGGTGCATGGCGGGACCGGGCCGGCCTGTCGAAGCACCTGGAGTCGAAGGGGATCGCCAAGGTGCTGCTCACCGCACCGGGCAAGGGCGATGTGAAGAACATCGTCTACGGGATCAACCACGACGACATCGAAGACACCGACCGGGTCCTCTCCGCAGCGTCCTGCACCACCAACGGGATCACTCCGGTCCTCAAGGTCATCAACGACCGCTACGGCATCGTCCACGGCCACGTCGAGACGGTGCACTCCTTCACCAACGACCAGAATCTCACCGACAACTTCCACAAGGGTCCGCGTCGCGGCCGCGCGGCCGGCCTGAACATGGTGCTCACGGAAACTGGCGCCGCGAAGGCCGTCGCTAAGGCACTCCCGGAGCTCGCCGGCAAACTCACCGGTAACGCCATCCGCGTCCCCACGCCCGATGTCTCCATGGCGGTGCTGAACCTCAACCTGGCTTCCGAGACCAGTCGTGACGAGGTCAACGATTACCTCAACAAGGTGGCACTGCACTCGGACCTGCGTCAGCAGATCGACTACATCAAGTCCCCCGACGTGGTCTCCTCCGACTTCGTCGGCTCCACCCACGCCGGCATCGTGGACGGCTTGGCGACCATCGCGGAGGGCAACAACCTGGTGCTCTACGTCTGGTACGACAACGAGTACGGTTACTCCAACCAGGTGATCCGCATCGTCGAAGACATCGCCGGCGCCCGACCGCAGGTGTACCCGAAGCGGATCGAGTCCGCCGAACTGGCCTGA
- a CDS encoding glycine betaine ABC transporter substrate-binding protein, with product MRGVPGRRAAALLAVVTAVGVVCAGCSSGATSPTHQAVSSAVDSTVVIGVTGDPLQQALADVYRAGLEEQGRTVEETRVDDADRISGLRSGDLTLVTGCVGELLDTLDAAKGRELRELYRAEQAEGEVDAETWRDITHSTMVSALPTDLQATDPGLAVACEDESLPQNIVAVYRKPTMDRADRKALNDVAGGVTTADLQAAAEDVDQATE from the coding sequence ATGCGGGGGGTGCCGGGACGTCGCGCTGCAGCGCTGCTCGCCGTCGTCACCGCCGTCGGCGTCGTCTGTGCCGGGTGCAGTTCCGGGGCGACGTCCCCGACGCACCAGGCGGTGTCGTCCGCCGTGGACAGTACCGTGGTCATCGGGGTGACCGGTGACCCGCTCCAGCAGGCGTTGGCGGACGTGTACCGGGCGGGACTGGAGGAGCAGGGCAGGACAGTGGAGGAGACCAGGGTCGATGACGCAGACCGGATCTCCGGGCTGCGCTCCGGTGACCTCACACTGGTCACCGGATGCGTGGGGGAGCTTCTCGACACCCTGGACGCGGCGAAGGGCCGGGAACTGCGCGAGCTGTACCGCGCGGAACAGGCGGAAGGCGAGGTGGATGCGGAGACCTGGCGGGACATCACCCACTCGACGATGGTCTCCGCCCTGCCCACAGACCTGCAGGCCACTGATCCTGGCCTCGCGGTCGCCTGTGAGGACGAGTCATTGCCGCAGAACATTGTCGCTGTCTACCGCAAACCGACGATGGACCGGGCGGACCGTAAGGCGCTCAACGATGTCGCTGGCGGGGTGACGACAGCGGATCTGCAGGCCGCGGCAGAGGACGTTGATCAGGCCACTGAATGA
- a CDS encoding multifunctional oxoglutarate decarboxylase/oxoglutarate dehydrogenase thiamine pyrophosphate-binding subunit/dihydrolipoyllysine-residue succinyltransferase subunit, whose translation MNSTNFGSNGWLVDQMHQQFKEDPQSVDKEWRDFFTAGSASGPDAPETTAPTTTAATTTTATTSAAPATAQTSGVAVPSTAGTTHRASAAATVASNVALSANPIPERVAPPAPKDAAEPLTPGEAALKGAQRAIAKNMDASLDIPTATTVRDMPAKLMFENRAMINNHLRSQGRGKISFTHILGWAMVNAVKAHPTMNNNYKVIDGKPSVVTPEHINLGLAIDLVSKNGSRNLVVAAIRACETFDFEGFVDAYEDIVVRARKGKLTMDDFSGVTIQLTNPGGIGTRHSVPRLTHGQGAIIGVGAMDYPAEFAGASEDRLADLGVGKLVTITSTYDHRIIQGAESGEFLRDMSRQLIDDGFWDGIYASLKVPYAPVRWSQDVPNTGVDKSTRVMQLIEAYRSRGHLIADIDPLHWTQPGLPVPDHSDLDIESHGLTLWDFDRRFHVGGFAGRESMTLREVLATLRKAYTLKVGSEYTHILDKDERLWLQEHIEAGQQKLSNPEQKYLLQTLNSAEAFENFLQTKYIGQKRFSLEGAEALIPLLDAAADQAAEQGLEEVVIGMPHRGRLNVLANIVGKPYSTIFGEFEGNIEPAAAGGSGDVKYHLGAEGVYTQMFGDNDIKVTLTANPSHLEAVNPVMEGLARAHQDISPRAEDRPIMPILMHGDAAFTGLGIVPETINMAQLRGYSVGGTVHVVVNNQIGFTTTPDRGRSTHYATDIAKGFDCPVFHVNGDDPEAVVWVARLAVEYRRRFGKDVFIDLVCYRRRGHNEADDPSMTQPELYSIIESRPTVRSLYHDTLVGRGDITAEDAQRAADDFHGQLESVFNQVKEGVKGVTPAAQTGIAGGQDLSTGLDTSITADVIAEIGDSYTVDAPEDFNVHQRVKPVVKRRHQMSRQGKIDWAFGELLAFGSLAREGRLVRLAGEDSQRGTFTQRHAILFDSTTNKPFSPLEMVARNSGNGGSFRAFNSPLTEYAGMGFEYGYSVGNLDAVVAWEAQFGDFADGAQTIIDEYISSGEAKWGQLSSVILLLPHGYEGQGPDHSSARIERYLQMAAEGSMTIAQPSTPANHFHLLRRHALGTMRRPLVVFTPKSMLRNKAAVSSVEDFTEVTKFRSVLDDPRFADGTADRSGVKTVLMCSGKIYYDLEKKRAEDGRDDIAIVRVEMLHPIPHNRIRETVVEGYPGAEVRWVQDEPANQGAWPFLALNLPERIPGFTMKRVSRRAQSSTATGVAKVHHLEQETLLTEAFAT comes from the coding sequence GTGAACAGCACCAATTTCGGTTCCAACGGATGGCTGGTCGACCAGATGCACCAGCAATTCAAGGAGGACCCGCAGTCCGTGGACAAGGAATGGCGTGATTTCTTCACCGCGGGCTCTGCCAGCGGCCCCGACGCCCCCGAAACGACCGCCCCCACCACAACGGCGGCCACGACAACGACGGCCACCACTTCCGCGGCCCCTGCCACTGCACAGACGTCAGGCGTGGCAGTTCCCTCGACGGCCGGAACCACCCACCGTGCCAGCGCCGCCGCAACGGTGGCCTCGAACGTGGCTCTTTCCGCCAACCCGATCCCGGAGCGCGTCGCTCCTCCCGCCCCGAAGGATGCCGCCGAACCGCTGACCCCGGGTGAGGCCGCGCTCAAGGGAGCACAGCGTGCCATCGCGAAGAACATGGACGCCTCACTGGACATCCCCACGGCTACCACCGTGCGCGACATGCCCGCGAAGCTCATGTTCGAGAACCGGGCGATGATCAACAACCACCTGCGGTCCCAGGGCCGCGGCAAGATCAGCTTCACCCACATCCTGGGCTGGGCGATGGTCAACGCCGTCAAGGCTCACCCGACGATGAACAACAACTACAAGGTCATCGACGGTAAGCCCTCGGTCGTCACCCCCGAACACATCAACCTCGGCCTGGCGATCGACCTCGTCTCCAAGAACGGCAGCCGCAACCTGGTCGTCGCCGCCATCCGCGCCTGCGAAACATTCGACTTCGAGGGCTTCGTCGACGCCTACGAAGATATCGTCGTCCGCGCCCGCAAGGGCAAGCTGACCATGGACGACTTCTCCGGCGTCACCATCCAGCTCACCAATCCCGGCGGAATCGGCACCCGGCACTCCGTCCCGCGCCTGACCCACGGTCAGGGTGCGATCATCGGCGTCGGCGCCATGGACTACCCGGCGGAATTCGCCGGCGCCTCCGAAGACCGACTCGCCGATCTCGGCGTCGGCAAGCTCGTCACCATCACCTCGACCTACGACCACCGCATCATCCAGGGCGCCGAATCCGGTGAGTTCCTGCGTGACATGAGCCGCCAGCTCATCGACGACGGTTTCTGGGACGGCATCTACGCCTCCCTGAAGGTGCCCTATGCACCGGTCCGGTGGAGCCAGGACGTCCCCAACACTGGCGTGGACAAGTCCACCCGCGTCATGCAGCTCATCGAGGCCTACCGCTCCCGCGGTCACCTCATCGCCGACATCGACCCGCTGCACTGGACCCAGCCCGGCCTGCCGGTCCCGGACCACTCTGACCTCGACATCGAGAGCCACGGGCTGACCCTCTGGGACTTCGACCGTCGGTTCCACGTCGGCGGCTTCGCCGGTCGGGAATCGATGACGCTGCGTGAGGTGCTCGCCACCCTGCGTAAGGCCTACACCCTCAAGGTCGGCTCCGAGTACACCCACATCCTCGACAAGGATGAGCGTCTCTGGCTCCAGGAGCACATCGAGGCAGGTCAGCAGAAGCTGTCCAACCCCGAGCAGAAGTACCTGCTGCAGACCCTGAACTCCGCCGAGGCCTTCGAGAACTTCCTGCAGACCAAGTACATCGGTCAGAAGCGGTTCTCCCTCGAAGGCGCCGAAGCCCTCATCCCGCTGCTCGACGCCGCTGCCGACCAGGCCGCCGAACAGGGCCTGGAAGAGGTCGTCATCGGTATGCCGCACCGCGGCCGCCTCAATGTGCTGGCCAATATCGTCGGCAAGCCCTACTCCACCATCTTCGGTGAGTTCGAGGGCAATATCGAGCCCGCCGCCGCCGGCGGTTCCGGTGACGTGAAGTACCACCTGGGCGCCGAGGGCGTCTACACCCAGATGTTCGGCGACAACGACATCAAGGTGACCCTCACCGCCAACCCCTCCCACCTCGAGGCCGTCAACCCGGTCATGGAGGGTCTGGCCCGTGCCCACCAGGACATCTCCCCGCGCGCCGAGGACCGGCCGATCATGCCGATCCTCATGCACGGCGACGCCGCCTTCACCGGCCTGGGCATCGTCCCGGAGACCATCAACATGGCCCAGCTCCGCGGATACTCCGTCGGCGGCACGGTCCACGTCGTGGTCAACAACCAGATCGGTTTCACCACCACCCCGGACCGTGGTCGCTCCACCCACTACGCCACCGACATCGCCAAGGGCTTCGACTGCCCGGTGTTCCACGTCAACGGCGACGACCCGGAGGCCGTCGTGTGGGTCGCCCGCCTCGCCGTCGAGTACCGACGCCGGTTCGGCAAGGACGTCTTCATCGACCTGGTCTGCTACCGCCGCCGCGGCCACAACGAGGCCGACGATCCGTCGATGACGCAGCCGGAGCTCTACAGCATCATCGAGAGCCGTCCGACCGTGCGCTCCCTCTACCACGACACCCTCGTGGGTCGCGGTGACATCACCGCGGAGGACGCACAGCGTGCCGCCGATGACTTCCACGGCCAGCTGGAAAGCGTCTTCAACCAGGTCAAGGAAGGTGTCAAGGGGGTGACCCCCGCCGCCCAGACCGGCATCGCCGGTGGTCAGGACCTCTCCACCGGGTTGGACACGTCCATCACCGCCGACGTCATCGCCGAGATCGGCGACAGCTACACCGTCGACGCGCCCGAGGACTTCAACGTGCACCAGCGCGTCAAGCCGGTCGTCAAGCGCCGTCACCAGATGTCCCGCCAGGGCAAGATCGACTGGGCCTTCGGTGAGCTCCTCGCCTTCGGCTCGCTCGCCCGTGAGGGACGCCTCGTCCGCCTCGCCGGTGAGGATTCCCAGCGCGGCACCTTCACCCAGCGCCACGCCATCCTCTTCGACTCGACGACGAACAAGCCGTTCAGTCCGCTGGAAATGGTCGCCCGGAACTCCGGCAACGGTGGTTCCTTCCGCGCCTTCAACTCCCCGCTCACCGAGTACGCCGGCATGGGCTTCGAGTACGGCTACTCCGTCGGCAACCTCGACGCGGTCGTCGCCTGGGAGGCACAGTTCGGTGATTTCGCCGACGGCGCCCAGACCATCATCGACGAGTACATCTCCTCCGGTGAGGCCAAGTGGGGCCAGCTGTCCAGCGTCATCCTGCTGCTGCCGCACGGCTACGAGGGACAGGGACCGGACCACTCCTCGGCCCGTATCGAGCGCTACCTGCAGATGGCTGCCGAAGGCTCGATGACCATCGCCCAGCCCTCCACCCCGGCTAACCATTTCCACCTGCTGCGTCGTCACGCCCTGGGCACCATGCGTCGCCCGCTGGTCGTCTTCACCCCGAAGTCGATGCTGCGCAACAAGGCCGCGGTCTCCTCGGTCGAGGACTTCACCGAGGTCACCAAGTTCCGGTCCGTACTGGACGACCCCCGCTTCGCCGACGGCACCGCGGACCGCTCCGGAGTGAAGACTGTGCTCATGTGCTCCGGCAAGATCTACTACGACCTCGAGAAGAAGCGTGCCGAGGACGGTCGTGACGATATCGCCATCGTCCGGGTCGAGATGCTCCACCCGATCCCCCACAACCGGATCCGGGAAACTGTCGTCGAAGGCTACCCCGGCGCTGAGGTGCGGTGGGTCCAGGATGAGCCGGCCAACCAGGGTGCCTGGCCGTTCCTGGCGCTCAACCTGCCCGAGCGGATTCCGGGCTTCACCATGAAGCGCGTCTCCCGCCGCGCCCAGTCCTCCACCGCCACCGGTGTGGCGAAGGTCCACCACCTCGAGCAGGAGACCCTGCTCACCGAGGCCTTCGCGACGTAG
- a CDS encoding magnesium transporter MgtE N-terminal domain-containing protein, whose amino-acid sequence MSASRVFAGRLAGMVLLGADGESVGRVRDVVVSIRSHRARALGLVVEVAGKRRIFLPMLRIASIEPTEVTMNTSSVSLRPFKSRSGEVMVMDDLIGAKVHTDDPEHGHLSGRAVEITDVELELTRTREWDVSRVAVITRGRLGRRSTPAVVPLTHVHGLSASGAGPEDADAELIAEFKEMRNADVAQVLHELPPERRFRVAGELADERLADVLAELPDDEQMEILDTLTIERAADILEEMDPDDAADLLGELPDDKADVLLELMDPEESEPVRRLMSFSPDTVGSLMTSEPMILTPQATVAEALAHARNPEVPQSLSNLVFVVRPPQATPTGRYLGCVHLQKLLREPPSALIGGILDLDLPALHADDSVETAARYFATYNLVCGPVLDENQHLLGAVAVDDLLDDLLPEDWRDDDWRDHRTTA is encoded by the coding sequence ATGAGTGCTTCCCGAGTCTTCGCCGGCCGCCTCGCCGGGATGGTCCTGCTCGGTGCCGACGGCGAGTCCGTGGGCCGGGTCCGCGACGTGGTCGTCAGTATCCGCTCACACCGGGCCCGGGCGCTCGGTCTGGTCGTCGAGGTCGCCGGCAAGCGACGGATCTTCCTGCCGATGCTGCGGATCGCCTCGATCGAACCGACGGAGGTGACGATGAACACCAGCTCGGTGAGTCTGCGCCCGTTCAAGTCCCGGTCCGGCGAGGTCATGGTGATGGACGATCTCATCGGGGCGAAGGTCCACACCGACGACCCGGAGCACGGGCACCTCTCCGGCCGGGCCGTGGAGATCACCGACGTCGAGCTGGAACTCACCAGGACTCGGGAGTGGGACGTCAGCCGCGTCGCAGTGATCACCCGTGGCAGGTTGGGGCGCCGGTCCACTCCCGCTGTGGTGCCGTTGACCCACGTCCACGGTCTCTCCGCGTCCGGCGCCGGGCCGGAGGACGCGGACGCGGAACTCATCGCAGAGTTCAAGGAGATGCGTAACGCCGATGTGGCTCAGGTCCTCCACGAGTTGCCCCCGGAACGGCGGTTCCGCGTTGCCGGGGAGCTCGCCGACGAGCGTCTGGCGGATGTCCTCGCCGAGCTGCCCGACGACGAGCAGATGGAGATTCTCGACACGCTGACGATCGAGCGTGCCGCGGACATCCTCGAGGAGATGGATCCCGATGACGCCGCCGACCTGCTCGGTGAGCTGCCCGATGACAAGGCCGACGTCCTGCTGGAGCTGATGGATCCGGAGGAGTCCGAACCGGTGCGTCGCCTCATGAGTTTCTCTCCGGACACGGTGGGTTCCCTCATGACCTCGGAACCGATGATCCTCACCCCTCAGGCCACGGTCGCCGAGGCACTGGCCCACGCCCGGAACCCCGAGGTGCCGCAGTCCCTGAGCAATCTGGTGTTCGTGGTCCGCCCGCCACAGGCTACCCCGACCGGGCGCTACCTGGGCTGTGTCCACCTGCAGAAGCTGCTCCGGGAACCTCCCTCCGCCCTCATCGGCGGTATCCTCGACCTTGATCTGCCCGCCCTGCACGCCGATGACTCCGTGGAGACCGCCGCCCGGTACTTCGCGACGTACAACCTGGTCTGCGGCCCGGTACTCGACGAGAACCAGCATCTGCTCGGCGCCGTCGCCGTCGATGATCTGCTCGATGACCTCCTTCCGGAGGACTGGCGGGACGATGACTGGCGGGACCACCGAACCACCGCCTGA
- a CDS encoding DUF1003 domain-containing protein, whose translation MPDTYARTDLDTPTSARRRRFLSFNGDAIGVGAERIARFLGTGKYLLWQTVFVIVWILLNIGGMWWNWDPYPFILLNLAFSTQAAYSAPLILLAQNRQDDRDRVSLNEDRRRAAETKADTEFLARELAGLRIAVGENVTRDYLRHELDDLTDLLHRIEDKLEDQRHDADEPVDPGEPPATHRGDDRSDHR comes from the coding sequence GTGCCGGACACCTACGCCCGCACCGACCTGGACACCCCTACCTCGGCACGCCGCCGACGATTCCTCTCCTTCAACGGGGACGCCATCGGCGTCGGCGCCGAACGGATCGCCCGCTTCCTCGGGACGGGCAAGTACCTTCTGTGGCAGACGGTCTTCGTGATCGTCTGGATCCTCCTCAACATCGGTGGCATGTGGTGGAACTGGGACCCGTATCCGTTCATCCTGCTCAACCTGGCGTTCTCCACCCAGGCCGCGTACTCGGCCCCGCTGATCCTGCTCGCCCAGAATCGCCAGGACGATCGCGACCGGGTCTCCCTCAACGAGGACCGTCGCCGAGCCGCGGAAACCAAGGCGGACACCGAGTTCCTCGCCCGCGAACTCGCCGGCCTGCGCATCGCCGTGGGTGAGAACGTCACCCGGGACTACCTGCGTCACGAACTCGACGATCTCACCGACCTGCTGCACCGGATCGAGGACAAGCTGGAGGACCAGCGCCACGACGCCGATGAACCGGTCGACCCCGGTGAGCCACCTGCCACCCACCGCGGCGATGACCGGAGTGACCACCGCTGA
- a CDS encoding magnesium and cobalt transport protein CorA → MARCTVYRSPGSTDPGAVPDTITDLDDIRLHRIRESLGTGDFCWIDVAEPDDAFMARVAEVFGIHELIAEDAVVALQRPKYERYGDQLLFVLRTVVYTPSGDDPDLTPDVTTGEVQVILGDNFVVTVNHGSTPDPDERVAENLERVFLPQTVLYSLADEIVDHYLEVSLQLEDDVSAMETRVFAPGSNLDIEEVYLLMREVLEIRHSIDPLTVALKLLVNDRELIVEDSRTYLRDVLDHQILSADRIGNHAERLASLVNAASAKISLQQNTDMRKISAWAAIAVVPTMIAGVYGMNFDDMPELHMSFGYPLVVGMMVLICLILIVLFRRNRWL, encoded by the coding sequence ATGGCCCGTTGCACCGTCTACCGCTCCCCCGGCTCCACGGACCCGGGAGCGGTCCCGGACACCATCACAGATCTCGACGACATCCGGTTGCACCGGATCAGGGAGTCGCTCGGCACCGGTGATTTCTGCTGGATCGATGTGGCGGAGCCGGACGATGCGTTCATGGCCCGGGTCGCGGAGGTCTTCGGCATCCACGAGCTCATCGCGGAGGACGCGGTCGTCGCCCTCCAGCGGCCGAAGTACGAACGGTACGGCGATCAGCTGTTGTTCGTGCTGCGGACCGTCGTCTACACGCCCTCGGGTGACGACCCCGACCTCACCCCGGACGTGACGACCGGCGAGGTCCAGGTGATCCTCGGTGACAATTTCGTGGTCACGGTCAACCACGGGAGCACCCCCGACCCGGATGAACGCGTGGCGGAGAACCTGGAGCGGGTCTTCCTGCCGCAGACCGTCCTGTATTCGCTCGCCGACGAGATCGTGGATCACTACCTCGAGGTCAGTCTGCAGCTTGAAGATGATGTCAGTGCCATGGAGACCAGGGTCTTCGCCCCGGGCAGCAACCTCGACATCGAGGAGGTTTACCTGCTGATGCGTGAGGTCCTGGAGATCCGGCACTCCATTGATCCACTCACCGTCGCACTCAAACTACTGGTCAATGACCGCGAACTCATCGTCGAAGACAGCCGGACCTACCTGCGGGACGTGCTCGACCACCAGATACTCAGTGCCGACCGGATCGGGAACCACGCGGAGCGGCTGGCGTCCCTGGTGAACGCCGCATCCGCCAAGATCTCGCTGCAGCAGAACACCGACATGCGCAAGATCTCGGCCTGGGCGGCGATCGCGGTCGTGCCGACGATGATTGCCGGTGTGTACGGCATGAACTTCGACGACATGCCGGAGCTGCACATGTCCTTCGGGTACCCCCTCGTCGTCGGGATGATGGTGCTGATCTGTCTGATTCTCATCGTCCTGTTCCGCCGGAACCGGTGGCTGTGA
- the tatB gene encoding Sec-independent protein translocase protein TatB, translating to MFSSVGWGEILVLVIVGLIVVGPERLPRIITDVKAMILAARNAISSAKAELGDGFAEDFEEFRKPLSQLNDVRRMGARGLVTKALLDDDPEFLGDLEKSARSVTDSVTGTGGQAAQTAKPTSSPNGTAASPSGPSTPGPDASPTTPAAPGGPDTSTDRPGWATMDDGDVL from the coding sequence GTGTTCTCGAGCGTCGGTTGGGGAGAGATCCTCGTTCTGGTCATCGTCGGCCTCATTGTCGTCGGACCGGAGCGCCTTCCCCGGATCATCACCGACGTCAAGGCGATGATCCTGGCCGCCCGCAACGCCATTTCCTCGGCGAAGGCGGAACTGGGTGACGGTTTCGCCGAGGACTTCGAGGAGTTCCGAAAGCCACTGTCTCAGCTCAACGATGTGCGTCGGATGGGGGCGAGGGGCCTGGTGACCAAAGCGCTGCTCGATGACGATCCGGAGTTCCTCGGGGACCTGGAGAAATCCGCCCGCAGCGTCACTGACAGCGTGACCGGGACGGGAGGGCAGGCTGCGCAGACCGCGAAGCCGACAAGTTCCCCGAATGGGACGGCAGCGTCGCCCTCCGGTCCGTCCACGCCCGGACCCGACGCTTCCCCGACGACGCCCGCCGCCCCCGGAGGACCGGACACCTCCACCGACCGACCCGGCTGGGCCACGATGGATGACGGTGATGTGCTGTGA